In one window of Electrophorus electricus isolate fEleEle1 chromosome 15, fEleEle1.pri, whole genome shotgun sequence DNA:
- the mmp20b gene encoding matrix metalloproteinase-20 isoform X2, with protein MLATKYLRRFYGFQEVDPAGRRKRSLSSKLKDMQSFFGLNQTGNLDSYTLAVMQTPRCGVPDVHDYVHSQGNRWTKNVLTYSVGRYTSDLPASTVDSLIASALDMWAKVSPLRFIRSFSQQADIMVEFGSNEHGDSFPFDGPKGTLAHAFDPGEGIGGDVHFDEDELWTAGFNSSASDCQTEGTLHQSQAGFDSYLEKFVGEMWDVGENGVLLQGVFDNDRVLPVTCLSPTPGFNLYLVAAHEFGHALGLRHSQNPESLMYPTYRARKTHNLLSSEDIMNINVIYEPSIKRPYYYPRLSWSYPFKPWYAGSYFPMAVKEKCSPGLSFDSVTTLGEAIFFFKGGYLWIKHNNKNDVKEGPIYNFMPKISSKIDAAYWLPQRSAAYLISGSSYWTVKGSQVKGRDKNISSFGFPAWVQQVDAAAHIHRTVHTLFFTQHLYWKYNEHRKAMEDSYPRNISDDFPGINKPISAAVYKHGFLHLFLGAEVCKYDIKRKKVVGVNKANSWLGC; from the exons ATGCTTGCCACC aaaTACCTAAGACGCTTCTACGGTTTTCAGGAGGTTGACCCGGCGGGGCGGCGGAAGAGGAGTCTCTCCTCCAAACTGAAGGACATGCAAAGCTTTTTTGGCCTCAATCAGACTGGCAACCTGGATTCTTACACACTGGCTGTAATGCAGACGCCCAGGTGCGGTGTTCCTGACGTCCATGATTACGTCCACAGCCAAGGCAACAGGTGGACAAAAAATGTCCTCACTTACAG tgttgGGAGGTATACGAGTGACTTACCCGCAAGTACAGTAGACTCCCTGATCGCATCAGCTCTGGATATGTGGGCAAAAGTCAGCCCTCTGAGGTTCATCAGATCATTCTCTCAGCAGGCAGACATCATGGTGGAGTTTGGCTCCAATG AGCATGGTGACTCCTTCCCCTTTGACGGTCCCAAAGGCACCCTGGCCCACGCCTTTGACCCTGGAGAGGGCATTGGAGGAGATGTCCACTTTGATGAGGATGAACTCTGGACAGCTGGTTTCAATAGCAGTGCTTCTGATTGCCAGACCGAGGGTACCTTACATCAAAGTCAGGCGGGATTTGACAGCTACCTAGAAAAATTTGTGGGAGAGATGTGGGATGTAGGAGAGAACGGTGTCTTACTGCAAGGTGTTTTTGACAATGACAGAGTGCTACCTGTGAcgtgtctctctcccactccagGGTTTAACCTGTATCTAGTTGCAGCACATGAGTTTGGCCACGCCTTGGGTTTAAGGCATTCTCAGAACCCTGAGTCCCTCATGTATCCCACATACAGAGCTCGGAAAACACACAACCTGCTTTCCAGTGAAGATATTATGAACATCAATGTGATATATG AACCAAGCATTAAAAGGCCTTATTACTACCCAAGGCTTAGTTGGAGCTATCCCTTCAAACCTTGGTACGCGGGTTCATATTTCCCCATGGCAGTAAAGGAAAAATGCAGCCCTGGCTTGTCTTTTGATTCTGTTACTACGTTAGGGGAGGCAATCTTCTTTTTCAAAGGAGG GTATTTATGGATCAAGCATAATAACAAAAACGATGTGAAGGAGGGTCCCATCTACAACTTCATGCCCAAGATCAGTTCAAAGATAGATGCTGCCTACTGGCTTCCCCAGCGATCTGCAGCCTACCTGATCAGCG GGAGCAGTTACTGGACTGTGAAGGGCTCTCAGGTGAAGGGCAGAGATAAAAATATCAGCAGCTTTGGGTTTCCAGCCTGGGTGCAGCAGGTGGACGCAGCTGCCCACATTCACCGGACGGTCCACACTTTATTCTTCACTCAGCATCTGTACTGGAA atACAACGAACATCGGAAGGCCATGGAGGACTCTTATCCACGCAATATTTCTGATGATTTCCCAGGCATTAACAAGCCTATTAGCGCAGCTGTTTATAAACATG GTTTCCTTCATTTGTTTCTTGGAGCTGAGGTGTGCAAATATGATATTAAACGTAAGAAGGTTGTTGGAGTTAACAAAGCAAATTCTTGGCTTGGATGTTAA
- the mmp20b gene encoding stromelysin-1 isoform X1 produces MTASTCLNRLTFTGRVDAVFIYIINIGPSEQKTVMLVFALVITFSLFQKYLRRFYGFQEVDPAGRRKRSLSSKLKDMQSFFGLNQTGNLDSYTLAVMQTPRCGVPDVHDYVHSQGNRWTKNVLTYSVGRYTSDLPASTVDSLIASALDMWAKVSPLRFIRSFSQQADIMVEFGSNEHGDSFPFDGPKGTLAHAFDPGEGIGGDVHFDEDELWTAGFNSSASDCQTEGTLHQSQAGFDSYLEKFVGEMWDVGENGVLLQGVFDNDRVLPVTCLSPTPGFNLYLVAAHEFGHALGLRHSQNPESLMYPTYRARKTHNLLSSEDIMNINVIYEPSIKRPYYYPRLSWSYPFKPWYAGSYFPMAVKEKCSPGLSFDSVTTLGEAIFFFKGGYLWIKHNNKNDVKEGPIYNFMPKISSKIDAAYWLPQRSAAYLISGSSYWTVKGSQVKGRDKNISSFGFPAWVQQVDAAAHIHRTVHTLFFTQHLYWKYNEHRKAMEDSYPRNISDDFPGINKPISAAVYKHGFLHLFLGAEVCKYDIKRKKVVGVNKANSWLGC; encoded by the exons ATGACAGCTTCTACATGCTTGAATCGGCTTACATTCACTGGTAGAGTTGACGCTGTATTCATTTACATCATAAACATTGGGCCAAGTGAACAGAAGACTGTTATGCTGGTGTTCGCTTTAGTGATtacgttctctctctttcagaaaTACCTAAGACGCTTCTACGGTTTTCAGGAGGTTGACCCGGCGGGGCGGCGGAAGAGGAGTCTCTCCTCCAAACTGAAGGACATGCAAAGCTTTTTTGGCCTCAATCAGACTGGCAACCTGGATTCTTACACACTGGCTGTAATGCAGACGCCCAGGTGCGGTGTTCCTGACGTCCATGATTACGTCCACAGCCAAGGCAACAGGTGGACAAAAAATGTCCTCACTTACAG tgttgGGAGGTATACGAGTGACTTACCCGCAAGTACAGTAGACTCCCTGATCGCATCAGCTCTGGATATGTGGGCAAAAGTCAGCCCTCTGAGGTTCATCAGATCATTCTCTCAGCAGGCAGACATCATGGTGGAGTTTGGCTCCAATG AGCATGGTGACTCCTTCCCCTTTGACGGTCCCAAAGGCACCCTGGCCCACGCCTTTGACCCTGGAGAGGGCATTGGAGGAGATGTCCACTTTGATGAGGATGAACTCTGGACAGCTGGTTTCAATAGCAGTGCTTCTGATTGCCAGACCGAGGGTACCTTACATCAAAGTCAGGCGGGATTTGACAGCTACCTAGAAAAATTTGTGGGAGAGATGTGGGATGTAGGAGAGAACGGTGTCTTACTGCAAGGTGTTTTTGACAATGACAGAGTGCTACCTGTGAcgtgtctctctcccactccagGGTTTAACCTGTATCTAGTTGCAGCACATGAGTTTGGCCACGCCTTGGGTTTAAGGCATTCTCAGAACCCTGAGTCCCTCATGTATCCCACATACAGAGCTCGGAAAACACACAACCTGCTTTCCAGTGAAGATATTATGAACATCAATGTGATATATG AACCAAGCATTAAAAGGCCTTATTACTACCCAAGGCTTAGTTGGAGCTATCCCTTCAAACCTTGGTACGCGGGTTCATATTTCCCCATGGCAGTAAAGGAAAAATGCAGCCCTGGCTTGTCTTTTGATTCTGTTACTACGTTAGGGGAGGCAATCTTCTTTTTCAAAGGAGG GTATTTATGGATCAAGCATAATAACAAAAACGATGTGAAGGAGGGTCCCATCTACAACTTCATGCCCAAGATCAGTTCAAAGATAGATGCTGCCTACTGGCTTCCCCAGCGATCTGCAGCCTACCTGATCAGCG GGAGCAGTTACTGGACTGTGAAGGGCTCTCAGGTGAAGGGCAGAGATAAAAATATCAGCAGCTTTGGGTTTCCAGCCTGGGTGCAGCAGGTGGACGCAGCTGCCCACATTCACCGGACGGTCCACACTTTATTCTTCACTCAGCATCTGTACTGGAA atACAACGAACATCGGAAGGCCATGGAGGACTCTTATCCACGCAATATTTCTGATGATTTCCCAGGCATTAACAAGCCTATTAGCGCAGCTGTTTATAAACATG GTTTCCTTCATTTGTTTCTTGGAGCTGAGGTGTGCAAATATGATATTAAACGTAAGAAGGTTGTTGGAGTTAACAAAGCAAATTCTTGGCTTGGATGTTAA
- the mmp20b gene encoding matrix metalloproteinase-20 isoform X3, producing the protein MTASTCLNRLTFTGRVDAVFIYIINIGPSEQKTVMLVFALVITFSLFQKYLRRFYGFQEVDPAGRRKRSLSSKLKDMQSFFGLNQTGNLDSYTLAVMQTPRCGVPDVHDYVHSQGNRWTKNVLTYSVGRYTSDLPASTVDSLIASALDMWAKVSPLRFIRSFSQQADIMVEFGSNEHGDSFPFDGPKGTLAHAFDPGEGIGGDVHFDEDELWTAGFNSSASDCQTEGTLHQRFNLYLVAAHEFGHALGLRHSQNPESLMYPTYRARKTHNLLSSEDIMNINVIYEPSIKRPYYYPRLSWSYPFKPWYAGSYFPMAVKEKCSPGLSFDSVTTLGEAIFFFKGGYLWIKHNNKNDVKEGPIYNFMPKISSKIDAAYWLPQRSAAYLISGSSYWTVKGSQVKGRDKNISSFGFPAWVQQVDAAAHIHRTVHTLFFTQHLYWKYNEHRKAMEDSYPRNISDDFPGINKPISAAVYKHGFLHLFLGAEVCKYDIKRKKVVGVNKANSWLGC; encoded by the exons ATGACAGCTTCTACATGCTTGAATCGGCTTACATTCACTGGTAGAGTTGACGCTGTATTCATTTACATCATAAACATTGGGCCAAGTGAACAGAAGACTGTTATGCTGGTGTTCGCTTTAGTGATtacgttctctctctttcagaaaTACCTAAGACGCTTCTACGGTTTTCAGGAGGTTGACCCGGCGGGGCGGCGGAAGAGGAGTCTCTCCTCCAAACTGAAGGACATGCAAAGCTTTTTTGGCCTCAATCAGACTGGCAACCTGGATTCTTACACACTGGCTGTAATGCAGACGCCCAGGTGCGGTGTTCCTGACGTCCATGATTACGTCCACAGCCAAGGCAACAGGTGGACAAAAAATGTCCTCACTTACAG tgttgGGAGGTATACGAGTGACTTACCCGCAAGTACAGTAGACTCCCTGATCGCATCAGCTCTGGATATGTGGGCAAAAGTCAGCCCTCTGAGGTTCATCAGATCATTCTCTCAGCAGGCAGACATCATGGTGGAGTTTGGCTCCAATG AGCATGGTGACTCCTTCCCCTTTGACGGTCCCAAAGGCACCCTGGCCCACGCCTTTGACCCTGGAGAGGGCATTGGAGGAGATGTCCACTTTGATGAGGATGAACTCTGGACAGCTGGTTTCAATAGCAGTGCTTCTGATTGCCAGACCGAGGGTACCTTACATCAAA GGTTTAACCTGTATCTAGTTGCAGCACATGAGTTTGGCCACGCCTTGGGTTTAAGGCATTCTCAGAACCCTGAGTCCCTCATGTATCCCACATACAGAGCTCGGAAAACACACAACCTGCTTTCCAGTGAAGATATTATGAACATCAATGTGATATATG AACCAAGCATTAAAAGGCCTTATTACTACCCAAGGCTTAGTTGGAGCTATCCCTTCAAACCTTGGTACGCGGGTTCATATTTCCCCATGGCAGTAAAGGAAAAATGCAGCCCTGGCTTGTCTTTTGATTCTGTTACTACGTTAGGGGAGGCAATCTTCTTTTTCAAAGGAGG GTATTTATGGATCAAGCATAATAACAAAAACGATGTGAAGGAGGGTCCCATCTACAACTTCATGCCCAAGATCAGTTCAAAGATAGATGCTGCCTACTGGCTTCCCCAGCGATCTGCAGCCTACCTGATCAGCG GGAGCAGTTACTGGACTGTGAAGGGCTCTCAGGTGAAGGGCAGAGATAAAAATATCAGCAGCTTTGGGTTTCCAGCCTGGGTGCAGCAGGTGGACGCAGCTGCCCACATTCACCGGACGGTCCACACTTTATTCTTCACTCAGCATCTGTACTGGAA atACAACGAACATCGGAAGGCCATGGAGGACTCTTATCCACGCAATATTTCTGATGATTTCCCAGGCATTAACAAGCCTATTAGCGCAGCTGTTTATAAACATG GTTTCCTTCATTTGTTTCTTGGAGCTGAGGTGTGCAAATATGATATTAAACGTAAGAAGGTTGTTGGAGTTAACAAAGCAAATTCTTGGCTTGGATGTTAA
- the mmp20b gene encoding matrix metalloproteinase-20 isoform X4 → MTASTCLNRLTFTGRVDAVFIYIINIGPSEQKTVMLVFALVITFSLFQKYLRRFYGFQEVDPAGRRKRSLSSKLKDMQSFFGLNQTGNLDSYTLAVMQTPRCGVPDVHDYVHSQGNRWTKNVLTYSVGRYTSDLPASTVDSLIASALDMWAKVSPLRFIRSFSQQADIMVEFGSNEHGDSFPFDGPKGTLAHAFDPGEGIGGDVHFDEDELWTAGFNSSASDCQTEGFNLYLVAAHEFGHALGLRHSQNPESLMYPTYRARKTHNLLSSEDIMNINVIYEPSIKRPYYYPRLSWSYPFKPWYAGSYFPMAVKEKCSPGLSFDSVTTLGEAIFFFKGGYLWIKHNNKNDVKEGPIYNFMPKISSKIDAAYWLPQRSAAYLISGSSYWTVKGSQVKGRDKNISSFGFPAWVQQVDAAAHIHRTVHTLFFTQHLYWKYNEHRKAMEDSYPRNISDDFPGINKPISAAVYKHGFLHLFLGAEVCKYDIKRKKVVGVNKANSWLGC, encoded by the exons ATGACAGCTTCTACATGCTTGAATCGGCTTACATTCACTGGTAGAGTTGACGCTGTATTCATTTACATCATAAACATTGGGCCAAGTGAACAGAAGACTGTTATGCTGGTGTTCGCTTTAGTGATtacgttctctctctttcagaaaTACCTAAGACGCTTCTACGGTTTTCAGGAGGTTGACCCGGCGGGGCGGCGGAAGAGGAGTCTCTCCTCCAAACTGAAGGACATGCAAAGCTTTTTTGGCCTCAATCAGACTGGCAACCTGGATTCTTACACACTGGCTGTAATGCAGACGCCCAGGTGCGGTGTTCCTGACGTCCATGATTACGTCCACAGCCAAGGCAACAGGTGGACAAAAAATGTCCTCACTTACAG tgttgGGAGGTATACGAGTGACTTACCCGCAAGTACAGTAGACTCCCTGATCGCATCAGCTCTGGATATGTGGGCAAAAGTCAGCCCTCTGAGGTTCATCAGATCATTCTCTCAGCAGGCAGACATCATGGTGGAGTTTGGCTCCAATG AGCATGGTGACTCCTTCCCCTTTGACGGTCCCAAAGGCACCCTGGCCCACGCCTTTGACCCTGGAGAGGGCATTGGAGGAGATGTCCACTTTGATGAGGATGAACTCTGGACAGCTGGTTTCAATAGCAGTGCTTCTGATTGCCAGACCGAGG GGTTTAACCTGTATCTAGTTGCAGCACATGAGTTTGGCCACGCCTTGGGTTTAAGGCATTCTCAGAACCCTGAGTCCCTCATGTATCCCACATACAGAGCTCGGAAAACACACAACCTGCTTTCCAGTGAAGATATTATGAACATCAATGTGATATATG AACCAAGCATTAAAAGGCCTTATTACTACCCAAGGCTTAGTTGGAGCTATCCCTTCAAACCTTGGTACGCGGGTTCATATTTCCCCATGGCAGTAAAGGAAAAATGCAGCCCTGGCTTGTCTTTTGATTCTGTTACTACGTTAGGGGAGGCAATCTTCTTTTTCAAAGGAGG GTATTTATGGATCAAGCATAATAACAAAAACGATGTGAAGGAGGGTCCCATCTACAACTTCATGCCCAAGATCAGTTCAAAGATAGATGCTGCCTACTGGCTTCCCCAGCGATCTGCAGCCTACCTGATCAGCG GGAGCAGTTACTGGACTGTGAAGGGCTCTCAGGTGAAGGGCAGAGATAAAAATATCAGCAGCTTTGGGTTTCCAGCCTGGGTGCAGCAGGTGGACGCAGCTGCCCACATTCACCGGACGGTCCACACTTTATTCTTCACTCAGCATCTGTACTGGAA atACAACGAACATCGGAAGGCCATGGAGGACTCTTATCCACGCAATATTTCTGATGATTTCCCAGGCATTAACAAGCCTATTAGCGCAGCTGTTTATAAACATG GTTTCCTTCATTTGTTTCTTGGAGCTGAGGTGTGCAAATATGATATTAAACGTAAGAAGGTTGTTGGAGTTAACAAAGCAAATTCTTGGCTTGGATGTTAA